A section of the Arcobacter roscoffensis genome encodes:
- a CDS encoding mechanosensitive ion channel domain-containing protein — MIKKIVLSALFVFSFSFAQESVISNDVIAPEDKAVVDEIEQKMIKQRFDAAQKELEAEKARELAEKKAREINMQNLAKINVLLEKIRIIDLELKDNILLKRYSNYISYSKISTELANFKKDLLHKKKIQNEEKLYQLHNKIKVKENELELIKEYKGSPIGGLINPPEIEEYQEITNPFGIINALSHIKRLEDNKKQFKNLEKDIENLALKLDRELVLYLELFNLDQKSIYKDKITFLDKQKKDFNMVLEIVSTTQIVYTRKIEQVILEIKDQISQQVQKIIIILAIIVILWLITFLVKLTLKKYFSQNESYYMTNKVINFTVVFLVIMVILFSYIDNVSYVVTILGFASAGIAIALKDWFMSIFGWMVIVTSGSIQVGDRIKVTRNGLEVVGDVLDISLFKITIREDITYTSYTVNRRTGRIFFIPNNYVFSEMIANYTHAGLRTVWDGIDVTITFDSNHKKAQRIVKDILKHYSKGYTDITRKQLSKMRSKYQLRATGVEPRVFTFAETHGMVISGWYLTNSYAALQLRSTMSPEIISAFMKEDDIHIAYPTQQININKTDNAYGVAVHKKNVPSELEDAIIKR; from the coding sequence TTGATTAAAAAAATAGTATTATCTGCTTTATTTGTTTTTTCTTTTTCATTTGCACAAGAGAGTGTAATTTCAAATGATGTAATTGCCCCAGAAGATAAAGCAGTTGTTGATGAAATTGAACAAAAGATGATAAAACAAAGGTTTGATGCTGCTCAAAAAGAGCTTGAAGCAGAAAAAGCAAGAGAGTTAGCTGAGAAAAAAGCAAGAGAAATTAATATGCAAAATCTTGCTAAAATAAATGTTTTATTAGAAAAAATTAGAATAATCGATTTAGAATTAAAAGATAATATTTTATTAAAAAGATATTCAAACTATATTTCTTATAGTAAAATTTCAACGGAACTTGCAAATTTTAAAAAAGATCTACTACATAAGAAAAAAATTCAAAATGAAGAAAAACTATATCAATTACACAATAAGATAAAAGTAAAAGAGAATGAATTAGAGCTTATTAAAGAGTATAAAGGTTCACCTATTGGTGGACTTATTAATCCTCCTGAAATAGAAGAGTATCAAGAAATCACTAATCCTTTTGGAATTATAAATGCTTTATCTCATATCAAAAGACTTGAAGATAATAAAAAACAATTCAAAAACTTAGAAAAAGATATTGAAAATTTAGCTTTAAAACTTGATAGAGAACTTGTTTTATATTTAGAACTATTTAATTTAGATCAAAAAAGTATTTATAAAGATAAAATCACTTTCTTAGATAAACAGAAAAAAGATTTTAATATGGTTTTAGAGATTGTATCAACAACGCAAATTGTTTATACAAGAAAGATCGAACAAGTTATTTTAGAGATAAAAGACCAAATATCTCAACAAGTTCAGAAAATCATAATCATCTTAGCAATTATTGTTATTTTATGGTTAATTACATTTTTAGTAAAACTTACTCTTAAAAAGTACTTCTCTCAAAATGAGAGTTACTATATGACAAACAAAGTCATAAACTTTACAGTTGTATTTTTAGTAATTATGGTAATACTTTTTTCATACATAGATAATGTATCTTATGTAGTAACAATCTTAGGTTTCGCATCTGCGGGTATTGCTATTGCACTTAAAGATTGGTTTATGTCTATTTTTGGATGGATGGTTATTGTAACATCAGGTTCTATTCAAGTTGGGGATAGAATAAAAGTTACAAGAAATGGATTAGAAGTAGTTGGAGATGTTCTTGATATTTCTCTATTTAAAATTACAATTAGAGAAGATATTACTTACACTTCATATACAGTAAATAGAAGAACAGGTAGAATTTTCTTTATTCCAAATAACTATGTTTTCTCTGAAATGATTGCAAACTACACTCATGCAGGCCTTAGAACAGTTTGGGATGGTATTGATGTTACTATTACTTTTGATTCCAACCACAAAAAAGCCCAGAGAATTGTAAAAGATATTTTAAAACATTACTCAAAAGGATATACTGATATTACAAGAAAACAGTTATCTAAAATGAGAAGTAAATATCAGTTAAGAGCTACAGGCGTAGAACCAAGAGTGTTTACTTTTGCAGAAACACATGGTATGGTTATTTCAGGATGGTATCTTACGAATTCTTATGCTGCATTACAGCTAAGAAGTACTATGTCTCCTGAGATTATCAGTGCATTTATGAAAGAAGATGATATTCATATTGCATACCCAACTCAACAAATTAATATTAATAAAACAGATAATGCATACGGCGTTGCAGTTCATAAAAAGAATGTGCCAAGCGAATTAGAAGATGCAATTATTAAAAGATAA
- a CDS encoding AAA family ATPase: MSQNSNKIDKNLDKNFKLMAISAIVLLILFLYTIYKSSAHIQNSSYYLGIGFLFILLGFALVLKFNQEKVRDYIQSKRGGKSIKNSAFNEELVKSRAQTSNDILNSDIQAVSSNVTFKDVAGISEIKEELEEVVDFLNEPKKYLKHGIKLPKGVLLVGPPGVGKTLIARAVAGEADVPFFYQSGASFVQIYVGMGAKKVRELFAKAKLSAPAIVFIDEIDAVGKARSGKSNDEREATLNELLTQMDGFEGDSGVIVIAATNKIEVLDDALLRAGRFDRRVHVGLPNIEDRKRILELYLKEKNHEVNIDKLANDTTGFSSASLATLINEALLCMIKREAKVLDMDDIEVAKNKLEFGKKQIKILDDKQKEILSIYQASKAFISKSKVALFDESVEKLNSTYPSYHELCQNIKRDLAGIIGVEVIKKEKYAINHKDLESAYSTAKDIVEKYKMSGSVEELITNIKNELRADLSHNAANIERLKNIMLENEVINVEDI; the protein is encoded by the coding sequence ATGTCGCAAAATTCAAATAAGATAGACAAAAATTTAGATAAAAACTTTAAGTTGATGGCAATTTCTGCCATCGTTCTTCTGATACTTTTTTTATATACAATCTACAAAAGTAGTGCTCACATACAAAATAGTTCATATTATTTAGGAATAGGTTTCTTATTCATACTTCTAGGTTTTGCACTTGTACTTAAATTTAATCAAGAAAAGGTTCGAGATTATATTCAAAGTAAAAGAGGTGGAAAGTCTATTAAAAATAGTGCTTTTAATGAAGAGTTAGTAAAATCAAGAGCACAAACTTCAAATGATATTTTAAATTCTGATATTCAAGCTGTAAGCTCAAATGTAACATTTAAAGATGTTGCAGGAATTTCTGAAATAAAAGAAGAACTTGAAGAAGTAGTTGATTTTTTAAATGAACCTAAGAAGTATTTAAAACATGGTATTAAACTACCAAAAGGTGTTTTACTTGTAGGACCTCCTGGTGTTGGTAAAACACTTATTGCAAGAGCAGTTGCAGGAGAGGCTGATGTACCTTTTTTCTATCAAAGTGGAGCTTCTTTTGTTCAGATTTATGTGGGGATGGGTGCAAAAAAAGTTAGAGAGCTTTTTGCAAAAGCAAAGCTTAGCGCACCTGCCATTGTATTTATTGATGAAATTGATGCAGTTGGAAAAGCAAGAAGTGGAAAATCAAATGATGAAAGAGAAGCTACTTTAAATGAGCTCTTAACTCAAATGGATGGATTTGAAGGTGATAGTGGTGTTATTGTAATTGCTGCAACTAATAAAATTGAAGTTTTAGATGATGCACTTTTAAGAGCTGGAAGATTTGATAGGAGAGTTCATGTTGGACTTCCAAATATTGAAGATAGAAAAAGAATTTTAGAACTATATCTAAAAGAAAAAAACCATGAAGTAAACATAGATAAATTAGCAAATGATACTACAGGATTTAGTTCAGCATCACTTGCTACACTTATTAATGAAGCTTTATTATGTATGATAAAAAGAGAAGCAAAAGTTTTAGATATGGATGATATTGAAGTTGCTAAAAATAAATTAGAGTTTGGAAAAAAGCAAATCAAAATCCTTGATGATAAACAAAAAGAGATTTTATCTATTTATCAAGCTTCAAAAGCATTTATTTCTAAATCAAAGGTAGCATTATTTGATGAAAGTGTCGAAAAACTTAATTCTACATATCCTTCATATCATGAATTATGTCAGAATATAAAAAGAGATTTAGCTGGTATTATTGGTGTTGAAGTGATTAAAAAAGAGAAATATGCCATAAATCATAAAGATTTAGAAAGTGCTTATTCAACGGCAAAAGATATTGTAGAAAAATATAAAATGAGTGGTTCAGTTGAAGAGTTGATTACAAATATCAAAAATGAATTAAGAGCTGACTTATCACATAATGCTGCAAATATCGAAAGATTAAAAAACATCATGTTAGAAAATGAGGTTATAAATGTTGAAGACATCTAA
- the mtaB gene encoding tRNA (N(6)-L-threonylcarbamoyladenosine(37)-C(2))-methylthiotransferase MtaB, whose translation MNFSSDKPKVYFKTFGCRTNVFDTQVMMSNLKDFEITQKENEADVVIINSCTVTNGADSTARGYINSLKKLPKDPRVVFTGCGVWTKGESLFEEKKVDSLFGHSEKENINELLKKEERFFQAGDLEHIDETIVEEFVGKSRAFIKIQEGCDFRCSYCIIPYVRGDARSYREDKILEQVTTLAANGFGEFILTGTNVGSYGKKQHTSLAKLLKKMAQIKGVRRIRMGSIEPIQIDDEFKEIINEPFMAKHLHIALQHTSKDMLKIMNRRNKVLSDLELFEFLKENGYALGTDFIVGHPGETDELWKEAMENLHKFPLTHVHAFTYSKRDGTPSATMKPEIRGDVAKIRYNELTSIIEQKNLDFRQNNKQRLEVLIEQEKNGKYIGLDQFFNQIEVESPVDIVGDWIFIDDYEAKADKNVAKFK comes from the coding sequence ATGAATTTTTCAAGTGATAAACCAAAGGTATATTTTAAAACTTTTGGTTGTAGAACAAATGTATTTGATACTCAAGTTATGATGAGTAATTTAAAAGATTTTGAAATTACACAAAAAGAGAATGAAGCAGATGTTGTTATAATCAACTCTTGTACAGTTACAAATGGTGCTGATTCAACTGCAAGAGGATATATAAACTCTTTGAAGAAACTTCCAAAAGACCCAAGAGTTGTATTTACAGGTTGTGGTGTGTGGACAAAAGGTGAGAGCTTATTTGAAGAAAAAAAGGTTGACTCATTATTTGGACACTCTGAAAAAGAGAATATCAATGAACTTTTAAAGAAAGAAGAGAGATTTTTCCAAGCTGGGGATTTAGAACATATTGATGAAACAATAGTTGAAGAGTTTGTTGGAAAAAGTAGAGCCTTTATCAAAATTCAAGAGGGGTGTGACTTTAGATGTTCATATTGTATTATTCCTTATGTAAGAGGTGATGCAAGGTCTTATAGAGAAGATAAAATCTTAGAGCAAGTTACTACTTTAGCTGCAAATGGTTTTGGTGAGTTTATTTTAACAGGAACAAATGTCGGTTCATATGGTAAAAAACAACACACTTCTCTAGCAAAACTTTTAAAGAAAATGGCACAAATAAAAGGTGTTAGAAGAATTAGAATGGGAAGTATTGAACCTATTCAAATTGATGATGAATTTAAAGAAATCATTAATGAGCCATTTATGGCAAAACATCTTCATATTGCACTGCAACATACATCAAAAGATATGTTAAAGATAATGAACAGAAGAAATAAAGTATTATCTGATTTAGAACTTTTTGAGTTTTTAAAAGAAAATGGATATGCTTTGGGAACTGATTTTATAGTGGGTCATCCAGGTGAGACTGATGAGTTATGGAAAGAAGCTATGGAGAATCTTCATAAGTTCCCACTTACTCATGTTCATGCTTTTACTTACTCAAAAAGAGATGGAACTCCAAGTGCAACTATGAAACCTGAAATTAGAGGAGATGTTGCTAAAATACGTTATAACGAATTGACAAGTATTATTGAACAGAAAAATCTTGACTTTAGACAAAACAACAAGCAAAGACTTGAAGTTTTAATAGAACAAGAGAAAAATGGAAAATATATTGGGCTTGATCAATTCTTCAATCAAATAGAAGTTGAATCTCCTGTTGATATAGTTGGAGATTGGATTTTCATAGATGACTATGAAGCAAAGGCTGATAAAAATGTCGCAAAATTCAAATAA